One Roseburia rectibacter DNA window includes the following coding sequences:
- a CDS encoding HD-GYP domain-containing protein has product MELDIIGLLGACSYALDCVEAELTHVATKHGKRVAYMSVCTAQKMGITGDALQDLAACSLLHDNALTQYIHEEFHNDFTKNNTENITSKQLGIHCIYGEENLKMYPFLTDVKNVILYHHENADGSGPFGKKWEEIPLFARIIHLCDILDAFCRTPVFDDAVWQRAKDYLLKNKGTKFDDACVDVFLDVFGEEHFLSLGDADLEERLWNIVPRKKRDLSGEMCKNFANLFAKIIDYKSEFTSRHSLGVAENAARLSTYLGDDEETVLKMYLAGALHDIGKVAIGNDILEKPGRLTDEEFSKMKNHAGYTYLILSQAEGMEDIRDWAALHHEKLDGTGYPFGKTGAELNRQERIMACIDIYQALTESRPYKAGMTHDEACAILENMVQKGWIDGGITEQIKKCFA; this is encoded by the coding sequence ATGGAATTAGACATTATTGGTTTGCTTGGTGCATGCTCTTATGCACTCGACTGTGTCGAAGCGGAACTGACCCATGTTGCGACAAAACATGGAAAAAGAGTTGCATATATGAGCGTATGTACCGCACAAAAAATGGGAATTACAGGAGATGCCCTGCAGGATCTTGCGGCATGTTCGCTGTTGCATGACAATGCGCTGACGCAGTATATTCATGAGGAATTTCACAATGACTTTACAAAAAATAATACGGAAAATATAACGTCAAAGCAGCTTGGCATCCACTGCATTTACGGGGAAGAAAACTTAAAAATGTACCCGTTTCTGACGGATGTGAAAAATGTGATTTTATATCACCATGAAAATGCCGATGGAAGCGGACCATTTGGAAAAAAGTGGGAAGAGATCCCTCTTTTTGCAAGGATCATTCATCTGTGTGATATTTTAGATGCGTTCTGCCGGACGCCGGTATTTGATGATGCCGTGTGGCAGCGCGCAAAAGATTATCTTTTGAAAAATAAAGGGACAAAATTTGATGATGCATGTGTGGATGTTTTTTTGGACGTTTTTGGGGAAGAACATTTTTTAAGCCTTGGAGATGCAGATTTAGAAGAGCGGCTGTGGAATATTGTACCAAGGAAAAAACGGGATTTAAGCGGTGAAATGTGCAAAAATTTTGCCAATCTGTTTGCAAAGATCATTGACTATAAATCCGAATTTACAAGCCGTCATTCACTTGGTGTTGCGGAAAATGCAGCCAGATTATCCACATATCTCGGTGATGACGAGGAGACGGTGCTAAAAATGTATCTGGCAGGTGCACTGCACGATATCGGAAAAGTTGCAATCGGAAATGATATCTTAGAAAAACCGGGACGCCTGACGGACGAAGAGTTTTCCAAAATGAAAAATCATGCGGGATACACATATCTGATCTTATCACAGGCGGAAGGAATGGAGGATATCCGCGATTGGGCGGCGCTCCACCATGAAAAACTCGATGGTACCGGGTATCCGTTCGGAAAAACAGGTGCTGAGTTAAACCGGCAGGAACGCATCATGGCGTGCATTGATATCTATCAGGCACTGACAGAGAGCAGACCATATAAAGCCGGAATGACGCATGATGAGGCATGTGCGATACTGGAAAATATGGTACAGAAAGGATGGATTGACGGCGGGATCACGGAACAGATCAAAAAATGTTTTGCGTAA
- a CDS encoding MFS transporter — MKFDYKKTTYACFIGYIVQAIVNSFVPLLFVTFQKSYQIPLTQITLLITINFVIQLLVDLLSAGFIDRIGYRASVIIAHICAAVGLILLTVLPEVLPDHFAGILCAVVVYAVGGGLIEVLISPIVEACPTDNKEAAMSLLHSFYCWGCTGVVLLSTIFFAAFGTRNWKILTLLWTIIPIANMILFTKVPIYSLHEEGETGMTMKELFREKVFWMLMVMMVCSGAAEQAVSQWASTFAEQGLGITKTVGDLVGPMSFSILMGTSRLIYGKYGEKLNLDRFMKLSCALCILSYLCISLIPVPMLELVGCGICGFSVGILWPGTFSKASAALKRGGTVMFALLALAGDLGCSGGPTLVGFVSSAFENNLRIGIFAGILFPVVLLLGLVFAGKKGEKQK; from the coding sequence ATGAAGTTTGATTATAAAAAAACAACGTATGCCTGCTTTATCGGTTATATCGTGCAGGCGATCGTAAACAGTTTTGTACCGCTTTTATTTGTGACATTTCAGAAAAGTTATCAGATACCGCTGACACAGATCACACTGCTGATCACGATCAACTTTGTGATCCAGTTGTTAGTTGATCTGCTCTCAGCAGGATTTATAGATAGGATCGGTTATCGTGCATCGGTGATTATTGCACATATCTGTGCCGCTGTGGGACTGATACTGTTAACGGTTTTGCCGGAGGTACTGCCGGATCATTTTGCTGGAATTTTATGTGCAGTCGTAGTGTATGCGGTTGGAGGCGGACTGATCGAAGTTTTGATCAGCCCGATCGTTGAGGCTTGTCCGACCGACAATAAAGAGGCGGCAATGAGCCTGCTCCACTCGTTTTACTGCTGGGGCTGCACGGGTGTAGTCCTGCTGTCTACCATATTTTTTGCGGCTTTTGGCACTCGGAACTGGAAAATCCTTACTTTATTATGGACGATCATTCCGATCGCAAATATGATCCTTTTTACGAAAGTACCGATTTATAGCCTTCACGAGGAGGGCGAGACTGGTATGACTATGAAGGAACTATTCCGGGAAAAGGTATTCTGGATGCTGATGGTCATGATGGTCTGCTCCGGTGCCGCAGAACAGGCAGTCAGCCAGTGGGCATCCACCTTTGCGGAGCAGGGACTTGGTATCACAAAGACAGTCGGAGACTTGGTCGGTCCGATGTCATTTTCCATCCTGATGGGAACATCCCGTCTGATCTATGGAAAATATGGTGAAAAATTAAATCTCGACCGTTTCATGAAGTTGAGCTGTGCGCTCTGCATCCTTTCCTATCTTTGCATTTCCCTGATCCCGGTTCCAATGTTGGAACTTGTAGGCTGCGGGATCTGTGGATTTTCCGTTGGAATCCTTTGGCCGGGTACGTTCAGCAAAGCATCCGCTGCATTAAAACGCGGTGGAACTGTTATGTTTGCCCTGCTCGCCCTCGCCGGGGACTTGGGCTGTTCCGGCGGACCGACTCTGGTTGGATTTGTGTCGAGCGCATTTGAAAATAACTTAAGAATTGGAATATTTGCGGGCATCCTGTTTCCGGTGGTATTGCTGCTGGGGTTGGTGTTTGCGGGCAAAAAGGGAGAGAAACAGAAATAA
- a CDS encoding cupin domain-containing protein, translated as MSTLKNLPTEKAQPLDHLIDIREHQVVSMSLSNSDHVCMTMLAFADGEDVREEEYPGDTMYVLLDGEAYIYTKDQNYPLQKGETLMIPEGISHGVKGNGAFKIMQITVTG; from the coding sequence ATGTCAACATTAAAAAACCTGCCCACCGAAAAAGCCCAGCCCTTAGATCACCTGATTGATATCCGCGAGCACCAGGTAGTCAGCATGTCACTCTCAAACAGTGATCATGTGTGCATGACAATGCTTGCATTTGCAGACGGTGAGGATGTCCGGGAAGAAGAATATCCCGGAGATACCATGTATGTGCTGTTAGACGGTGAAGCATATATATACACGAAAGATCAGAACTATCCGCTGCAAAAAGGTGAAACGCTCATGATTCCGGAAGGCATTTCACATGGCGTGAAGGGAAACGGGGCATTTAAAATCATGCAGATTACCGTAACCGGTTAG